In Zingiber officinale cultivar Zhangliang chromosome 1A, Zo_v1.1, whole genome shotgun sequence, a genomic segment contains:
- the LOC121998004 gene encoding protein LIGHT-DEPENDENT SHORT HYPOCOTYLS 4-like, with translation MNGPVSDGVIVDDSSSNSASSSVAAVSLSRYESQKQRDWSSFLQYLERHQPPLALPQCSSAHVLEFLQYLDQFGKTKVHVTGCPFFGLPLPPAPCPCPLRQAWGSLDALVGRLRAAFEVNGGHRDTNPFAAHAVRLYLREVRNFQSKARGVCYDKKRKKPQPPPAGHKATLPADHQ, from the coding sequence ATGAATGGCCCTGTTTCGGACGGCGTCATCGTCGATGACAGCAGCTCCAACTCCGCCTCCTCCTCAGTTGCTGCTGTGAGCTTAAGCCGGTATGAGTCGCAGAAGCAGCGTGACTGGAGCAGCTTCCTCCAGTACCTGGAGAGGCACCAGCCACCGCTGGCGTTGCCGCAGTGCAGCTCGGCGCACGTGCTGGAGTTCCTGCAGTACTTGGATCAGTTTGGAAAGACAAAGGTGCACGTGACGGGCTGCCCGTTCTTCGGCCTTCCCTTGCCGCCCGCCCCCTGTCCCTGCCCACTCCGCCAGGCTTGGGGCTCCCTCGACGCCCTCGTCGGCCGCCTCCGCGCCGCCTTCGAGGTGAACGGCGGCCACCGAGACACCAATCCCTTTGCCGCCCACGCCGTACGCCTCTACCTTCGTGAGGTCCGCAACTTCCAATCGAAGGCCCGTGGCGTCTGCTATGATAAGAAGCGCAAGAAACCACAGCCACCTCCCGCCGGGCACAAAGCAACACTTCCAGCTGATCACCAATAG